The genomic interval GGGCGCGGACAGGCCGTGGCGCTGCATGACTGCGACATCAAGACCTACGACCGCGGCATGCTGGCGCGGCTCTTCTACCCCATCGCCAACCCGGCCTTCAGCTTCCAGTTCTCGAAGGGGTACTACGCGCGCGTGGCCGGGGGCGCGCTCAAGGGGCGCGTCACGCGGCTGTTCGTGACGCCCCTCATCCGCGCGCTGAAGATCAGCGTGGGCAACCTGGCGTACCTCGACTACCTCGACAGCTTCCGCTACCCGCTCGCGGGCGAGTTCGCGGTGCGCGCGGACGTGCTGAGCGACCTGCGCATCCCGAGCGACTGGGGCCTCGAGGTGGGCACGCTGAGCGAGCTGTACCGCAACTTCGCCACCAGCCGCATCTGCCAGGCGGACATCCTCGACATCTACGACCACAAGCACCAGGCGCTCAGCCCCGAGGACGCCGACGCGGGCCTCGCCAAGATGAGCACCGACATCGCCAAGGTGCTGTTCCGCAAGCTGGCCATCGAAGGCCAGGTGCTCACGTCCGAGACCTTCCGCACCATCAAGGCCAGCTACTACCGCGTGGCCCTCGACCTGATCGAGGCCTACAGCGCAGACGCCGTCATCAACGGGCTCACGCTCGACCGCCACGCCGAGGAGCGCGCCGTGGAGGTGTTCACCGAGAGCATCATGCGCGCCGGCGAGCACTACCTGAACCAGCCCATGGAGGTGCCCTTCATCCCCAGCTGGAACCGCGTGCGCAGCGCCCTCCCCAGCCTGATGCCGCGCCTGCACGCGGCCGTCGAGGCCGACAACGCCTGAGGCCCGCGACCAATGGCGTGCACGCGGTCGCTAGGAGCCCGCGCCAGCCAGCCACATGCACTGGTAGGGCTCCAGCAGCAGCTCGGTGACGCTGCGGTCGATGTCGACGCCACTCAGCAGGTCGAGGGAGCGTCGCGGGAGGCGCGAGAGCGCGCGCTGAGCGATCGGCACGCGCTGCTCTTCGGGAGTGACGTTGTGCAGCGCCAGGATGCGCTGAGTGCCGTCCAGCGACAGGCGCTCGAACGCGAATAATGCAGGCCCCAGCTGCAGCACCTCCATGCTGGCGTCGGGGTGGAAGGCTGCCTGCCAGCGACGCAACGCGAGCCGCCGGCGGTGCTCGCGGAAGACGCGCGCGCCGTAGCCCCTCGGCTGTCGCAGACGCGCCAGCAGGGCCGCCTCGTCCCAGCGGTGGCGGTTGATGTCGCGCGGGTGCTTGGTCTTGTCGTAGCCCTCGTAGTCGTTGGGCGTGGCCGTCAGACTATGGATGTACACGCCCGGGATGCCGCGCAGCCCGATCATGGCCGTCTGGGCCGCGAGGAAGCGCTGCACCTGCAGCCGGTCGCGCCCCTTTGCACTGCTGCGCAGGGCGTCGAACAGGCCGACGTTGAGCTCGTACGGGCGCTGGTTGC from Sandaracinaceae bacterium carries:
- a CDS encoding glycosyl transferase encodes the protein MGDFHQNGPVATLHNITKRPTEYLEAELIEFAKARPMTLILPSLYSELETDALAHIVDELRHVPYLSEIVIGLDRADPDQWRHAREYFSVLPQHHRILWNDGPRLLELDAELAEQRLAPRERGKGRNVWYCMGYTLVSGRGQAVALHDCDIKTYDRGMLARLFYPIANPAFSFQFSKGYYARVAGGALKGRVTRLFVTPLIRALKISVGNLAYLDYLDSFRYPLAGEFAVRADVLSDLRIPSDWGLEVGTLSELYRNFATSRICQADILDIYDHKHQALSPEDADAGLAKMSTDIAKVLFRKLAIEGQVLTSETFRTIKASYYRVALDLIEAYSADAVINGLTLDRHAEERAVEVFTESIMRAGEHYLNQPMEVPFIPSWNRVRSALPSLMPRLHAAVEADNA